A stretch of the Aegilops tauschii subsp. strangulata cultivar AL8/78 chromosome 4, Aet v6.0, whole genome shotgun sequence genome encodes the following:
- the LOC109783623 gene encoding uncharacterized protein, with protein MELVSCIAMCLWFAFLLPSHVTATAPTGMVERETKQQILASIPPHWEENPVLFLTSPSGKYAAYFMRSQTAPGAGGLGADFCYVEVLDTTAPGAEGRSVWESECLALSTVNTCALVFSWKGLEVFDGSNSVWHTHDTESDDNNFLKTLQLVDEGDMRILDKGGELAWKASDEPRAAQHCGMPGSPGLVSAMPPFAEPAGHGSSNLPFGQEPEGNGDAGVAQPMLPLPEAAGSGGVVGQGQALEDVGQTIGFGSQPLVDNSPYDSGAPKHGCSLLGIGVALGVSSAIVMALGI; from the coding sequence ATGGAGCTCGTCTCATGCATTGCCATGTGCCTCTGGTTCGCCTTTCTCCTCCCTTCCCACGTCACAGCGACGGCGCCAACCGGCATGGTAGAGCGGGAGACCAAGCAGCAGATTCTGGCGAGCATCCCGCCGCACTGGGAGGAGAACCCCGTGTTGTTCCTGACATCGCCGTCCGGCAAGTACGCGGCCTACTTCATGCGCAGCCAGACCGCGCCGGGCGCGGGCGGCCTCGGGGCCGACTTCTGCTACGTTGAGGTCCTCGACACCACGGCGCCGGGCGCGGAGGGCCGGAGCGTGTGGGAGTCGGAGTGCTTGGCGTTGAGCACCGTGAACACGTGCGCTCTCGTGTTCTCGTGGAAAGGGCTGGAGGTGTTCGACGGGAGCAACTCAGTGTGGCACACACACGACACGGAGTCGGACGACAACAACTTCCTCAAGACCCTGCAGCTGGTTGACGAGGGTGACATGCGCATCCTCGACAAGGGCGGCGAGCTCGCGTGGAAGGCTAGCGACGAGCCGCGCGCGGCGCAACACTGCGGGATGCCCGGCTCGCCCGGCCTGGTCTCGGCAATGCCGCCCTTCGCGGAGCCGGCTGGGCATGGAAGCAGCAACCTGCCATTTGGACAGGAACCAGAAGGCAACGGCGATGCCGGTGTAGCACAGCCCATGCTGCCGCTGCCGGAAGCGGCAGGGTCCGGTGGTGTCGTTGGGCAGGGACAGGCCCTGGAGGACGTGGGGCAGACGATTGGGTTTGGCAGCCAACCATTGGTGGACAACAGCCCATACGACAGTGGTGCACCGAAGCATGGATGCAGCTTGCTAGGAATCGGAGTTGCACTGGGTGTCAGCTCTGCCATTGTCATGGCCCTCGGCATCTGA
- the LOC141021906 gene encoding uncharacterized protein gives MSSNASTYSYPFAIDPAEIRDINVHARVPVILDASNSTYFAWKTYFTLLFRDNNLVDHVDGTVDSRTMVDDAEWTAIDATIIRWFFTIISKDLFHTVVSAGDDARALWDEQSIDDYCRRLKTLADELRDIGAKVDDDLLLSTLTAGLNKDFGNADSNLTLMPEPSFPKFVAYLRLEERRMKGVKKRVQHHALAAGTSRDAPPPTAPPAPRQQLPPPAPPGYFPLPPLLLPPISWVAGAATTAAGAAASSNRRRGGASSAAAAGDSPMDARHQPVDRRRSRVLHAGPSGSGSGHPWAPPGGSPGPLRRAERPPPPPTPSFGSAPAYGAAATPAYGAAPAYGAAAAPAFGAAPALAYGGLYPPLVPPPWDPALLATLHSAPSPGSYGGGGDWYMDSGAAAHMTAHPVTNLVSVRHLARENPITVEFDDIGFSVKDARTRMVLHRCDSPDELYPVHPSGATTTRRPVAFAASLLHSDVWTSPVASNTGYLYYLVILDDFTHYVWTFPLRRKSDALATLTAFYSYVTKQFGRPILALQTDNGKEFDNVAVRNLLASHDTIFRLTCPYTSQQNGRAERVLRTLNDCLRTLLFHSYVPARFWPDALATASLLINIRPCRSRWNYTPHQLLFGAVPSYDGLRIFGCLCYTSTASTAPHKLAPRSLPCIFLGYPPNTKGTVTLGVSCGTVRPCLHLWWTAQLRPGSALPALPAPAAPGAAAPAAAPAAAPVAVAPSAGPAAAPTAALAMAP, from the exons ATGTCGTCCAACGCCTCCACCTACTCCTACCCCTTCGCCATCGACCCTGCGGAGATCCGCGACATCAACGTCCATGCACGCGTCCCCGTGATCCTCGACGCCTCCAACTCCACGTACTTCGCGTGGAAGACGTATTTCACGCTGCTGTTCCGCGATAACAATCTCGTGGATCACGTGGATGGAACCGTGGACTCCCGCACCATGGTGGACGACGCCGAGTGGACCGCGATCGACGCCACGATCATCCGGTGGTTCTTCACCATCATCTCCAAGGACTTGTTCCACACGGTCGTGAGCGCCGGCGACGACGCCCGCGCCCTGTGG GATGAACAGTCCATTGATGACTACTGCCGCCGCCTGAAGACGTTGGCGGATGAGCTCCGTGATATTGGAGCCAAGGTGGACGACGACCTCCTCCTCAGCACGCTCACCGCCGGCCTCAACAAGGACTTCGGCAACGCCGACTCTAACCTCACCTTGATGCCGGAGCCCTCCTTCCCCAAGTTTGTGGCGTACTTGAGGTTGGAGGAGCGCCGGATGAAGGGGGTCAAGAAGCGTGTGCAGCACCACGCCCTCGCAGCCGGCACCTCGCGCGACGCCCCTCCACCGACCGCCCCACCCGCGCCGCGCCAGCAGCTGCCGCCACCAGCGCCCCCGGGGTACTTCCCCCTCCCGCCCCTCCTGCTGCCCCCCATCAGCTGGGTGGCGGGCGCCGCGACAACCGCCGCGGGGGCGGCCGCAAGCAGCAACAGGCGCCGGGGGGGGGCCtcgtcagcagcagcagcaggtgaCTCCCCCATGGACGCACGGCACCAACCCGTGGACCGGCGTCGTTCACGCGTACTCCATGCCGGTCCCTCGGGCTCCGGCTCCGGGCATCCTTGGGCCCCGCCCGGCGGGTCACCAGGCCCTCTTCGCCGCGCagaacgccccccccccccgccgacgCCCTCCTTCGGGTCCGCGCCGGCCTATGGTGCCGCCGCCACGCCGGCCTATGGGGCCGCGCCCGCCTACGGCGCCGCCGCTGCTCCGGCCTTCGGGGCTGCTCCCGCGCTGGCCTACGGAGGGTTATACCCTCCTTTGGTGCCGCCGCCGTGGGACCCGGCCTTGCTCGCTACACTGCACTCCGCCCCGTCACCGGGCTCCTATGGTGGCGGTGGTgactggtacatggactcggGCGCCGCTGCTCACATGACTGCTCATCCCG TCACTAATCTTGTTTCCGTTCGTCACCTTGCTCGTGAGAATCCTATAACTGTTGAATTTGACGATATCGGTTTTTCTGTGAAGGACGCCCGTACACGGATGGTGCTCCACCGATGTGATAGCCCGGACGAGCTTTATCCAGTGCATCCCTCTGGCGCCACCACCACCCGTCGCCCCGTCGCCTTCGCCGCCAGT TTATtgcatagtgatgtttggacgtcCCCGGTTGCTAGCAACACGGGCTATTTATACTATCTGGTGATATTGGATGATTTTACTCATTATGTATGGACCTTCCCTCTCCGTCGCAAGTCCGACGCTCTTGCCACACTCACCGCTTTTTATTCATATGTCACCAAACAGTTCGGTCGTCCTATTCTCGCCTTGCAAACTGACAACGGCAAGGAGTTTGACAACGTCGCCGTCCGCAATTTACTTGCGTCCCACGACACCATCTTTCGCCTGACCTGCCCCTACACGTCTCAGCAGAACGGTCGCGCCGAGCGCGTCCTTCGCACGCTTAATGACTGTCTCCGCACGTTGCTCTTCCACTCCTATGTGCCTGCTCGGTTCTGGCCGGACGCACTCGCGACCGCCAGCCTCCTCATTAACATTCGCCCCTGTCGTTCCCGCTGGAACTACACCCCTCACCAGCTCCTCTTCGGTGCAGTTCCATCTTATGATGGTCTTCGCATTTTCGGGTGTCTCTGTTACACTAGCACCGCGTCCACTGCTCCTCACAAACTCGCGCCCCGGTCACTTCCTTGCATCTTCCTTGGCTATCCTCCCaacaccaaag GTACCGTCACCCTCGGAGTCTCCTGCGGCACGGTTCGTCCCTGCCTCCACCTCTGGTGGACCGCCCAGCTGCGCCCGGGTTCGGCACTGCCCGCGCTCCCTGCGCCGGCGGCCCCTGGCGCTGCGGCCCCTGCAGCGGCCCCCGCCGCGGCCCCCGTCGCCGTGGCCCCCTCGGCCGGCCCCGCTGCGGCCCCCACCGCGGCCCTCGCCATGGCCccctga